The Nocardia arthritidis genome has a window encoding:
- a CDS encoding acyl-CoA dehydrogenase family protein: MMMSTRDSATKRRPDTSAVGLNQPKRDWMGAAMRVMTTITGSELAEKYNLRKPIERVTYEGTKTGFRTLGAATRVFSKVAGGGAPKRLAPNESKKKDFFDLTPSDEQQMIVETVREFAAEILRPAAYDADATAKAPRDLLERAAELGITLINVPEELEGAASERGAVTNSLVAEALAHGDMGLALPILAPSGVAVALSQWGTDAQQQTYLPAFTGENVPQASVVIAEPRALFDPFALQTKAVRSPSGYRLNGVKSLVPAAADAELFLIAAELDGRPTFFIVESDAPGLVVEADPGMGLRAAGIGRLVLNNVAVGTDAILGDGDAKQRAEEYADAVRLARLGWASLAVGTGQAVLDYVIPYVNEREAFGEPISHRQAVAFMVANIAIELDGLRLVTLRGASRAEQGLSFGREAALARKLATDKGMQIGLDGVQLLGGHGFTKEHPVERWYRDLRAIGVAEGVVLI; the protein is encoded by the coding sequence GTGATGATGAGCACTCGAGACAGCGCAACGAAGCGACGTCCAGACACGTCCGCGGTCGGCCTCAACCAACCCAAGCGGGATTGGATGGGTGCGGCGATGCGGGTGATGACGACCATTACCGGGTCGGAGCTCGCCGAGAAGTACAACCTGCGCAAGCCGATCGAGCGAGTCACCTACGAGGGCACCAAGACCGGCTTCCGCACCCTTGGCGCGGCCACCCGCGTCTTCAGCAAGGTCGCGGGCGGCGGAGCGCCGAAACGCTTGGCCCCCAACGAGTCCAAGAAGAAGGACTTCTTCGACCTCACACCCAGCGACGAACAGCAGATGATCGTCGAGACGGTGCGGGAATTCGCCGCCGAGATCCTGCGGCCCGCCGCATACGACGCCGACGCCACCGCCAAGGCGCCGCGCGATCTGCTCGAGCGCGCCGCCGAACTCGGCATCACCCTGATCAATGTGCCGGAGGAGTTGGAGGGCGCGGCCTCCGAGCGCGGCGCGGTCACCAATTCCCTTGTCGCGGAGGCGCTCGCGCACGGTGACATGGGACTGGCGCTGCCGATCCTCGCGCCGAGCGGTGTCGCGGTCGCGCTGTCCCAGTGGGGCACCGACGCGCAGCAGCAGACCTACCTGCCCGCCTTCACCGGCGAGAACGTGCCGCAGGCCTCCGTGGTGATCGCCGAACCGCGCGCGCTGTTCGACCCGTTCGCGTTGCAGACCAAGGCCGTTCGCTCGCCGAGCGGCTACCGGCTCAACGGCGTGAAGAGCCTGGTGCCCGCGGCCGCTGATGCCGAGCTATTCCTCATCGCCGCCGAACTCGACGGTCGCCCAACGTTTTTCATCGTCGAATCGGATGCGCCGGGGCTGGTGGTCGAGGCCGATCCCGGAATGGGGCTGCGCGCGGCCGGAATCGGCAGGCTGGTGCTGAACAACGTCGCGGTCGGCACCGATGCGATCCTCGGCGACGGCGATGCCAAGCAGCGCGCCGAGGAATACGCCGACGCGGTGCGGCTGGCCCGGCTGGGCTGGGCCTCGCTCGCCGTCGGCACCGGACAGGCCGTGCTCGACTACGTGATCCCGTACGTCAACGAGCGCGAGGCGTTCGGCGAGCCGATCTCGCACCGGCAGGCGGTCGCCTTCATGGTCGCCAATATCGCCATCGAACTCGACGGCCTACGGCTGGTGACCCTGCGGGGTGCGTCACGGGCGGAGCAGGGCTTGTCCTTCGGCCGCGAGGCGGCGCTGGCCCGAAAGTTGGCCACCGACAAGGGAATGCAGATCGGTCTGGACGGCGTGCAACTGCTCGGCGGCCACGGCTTCACCAAGGAACACCCGGTCGAGCGCTGGTACCGCGATCTGCGGGCCATCGGCGTCGCCGAAGGTGTCGTGCTCATCTAA
- a CDS encoding acyl-CoA dehydrogenase family protein: protein MINLELPKKLRASANQAHQVASQIFRPISRKYDLAEHEYPVELDTMAAMVEGLADSGTQKIGGAAGGRSDEPDPHATELLGNTNGGNMSALLNALETSWGDVGLMLSIPYQGLGNAAIAAVATDEQLERFGKVWAAMAITEPSFGSDSAAVSATAVLDGDEWVLNGTKIFVTAGSRATHIVVWATVDKSLGRAAIKSFVVPRDAPGLTVSRLEHKLGIKASDTAELRLEDCRIPKDNILGSPEVNVEKGFAGVMQTFDNTRPLVAAMAVGVARAALEELRTILTEAGVEISYDTPPNNQHAAAAEFLRMEADYEAAYLLSLRAAWMADNKKPNSLEASMSKAKAGRTGTDVSLKAVELAGTLGYSQRTLLEKWGRDSKILDIFEGTQQIQQLIVARRVLNKTSAELK, encoded by the coding sequence ATGATCAACCTCGAACTCCCCAAGAAGCTGCGGGCCAGCGCCAACCAGGCCCACCAGGTCGCCAGCCAGATCTTCCGCCCGATCTCGCGCAAATACGATCTCGCCGAACACGAATACCCGGTCGAGCTGGACACCATGGCCGCCATGGTCGAGGGCCTTGCCGACTCCGGCACCCAGAAGATCGGCGGCGCGGCGGGCGGCCGCTCGGACGAACCCGACCCGCACGCCACCGAACTGCTCGGAAACACCAACGGCGGCAATATGTCCGCGCTGCTGAACGCCCTGGAGACCTCCTGGGGCGACGTCGGCCTGATGCTGTCCATCCCGTACCAGGGACTCGGCAACGCGGCCATCGCGGCCGTCGCCACCGACGAACAGCTGGAGCGGTTCGGCAAGGTGTGGGCCGCGATGGCGATCACCGAGCCTTCCTTCGGCTCCGACTCGGCCGCGGTCAGCGCCACCGCGGTGCTCGACGGCGACGAATGGGTGCTCAACGGCACCAAGATCTTCGTCACCGCCGGTTCGCGCGCCACCCACATCGTGGTGTGGGCGACCGTCGACAAGAGCCTGGGCCGGGCGGCGATCAAATCGTTCGTCGTGCCGCGAGATGCGCCGGGGCTCACCGTATCCCGGCTCGAGCACAAGCTCGGCATCAAGGCCTCCGATACCGCGGAACTGCGGCTGGAGGACTGCCGGATCCCGAAGGACAACATCCTCGGCAGCCCGGAAGTGAACGTGGAGAAGGGTTTTGCCGGGGTCATGCAGACCTTCGACAACACCCGGCCGCTGGTCGCCGCGATGGCCGTCGGCGTCGCACGGGCCGCGCTGGAGGAACTGCGCACCATCCTCACCGAGGCCGGTGTGGAGATCTCCTATGACACTCCGCCGAACAACCAGCACGCCGCCGCGGCCGAATTCCTGCGTATGGAAGCGGATTACGAGGCGGCCTACCTGCTCTCGTTGCGCGCCGCCTGGATGGCCGACAACAAGAAGCCCAATTCGCTGGAGGCCTCGATGTCCAAGGCCAAGGCGGGTCGCACGGGTACCGACGTCTCGCTCAAGGCGGTCGAACTCGCGGGCACCCTCGGATACTCGCAGCGAACCCTGCTCGAGAAGTGGGGCCGCGACTCCAAGATTCTGGACATCTTCGAAGGGACGCAACAGATTCAGCAGCTGATCGTTGCCCGCCGGGTGCTCAACAAGACCTCGGCCGAGCTGAAATAG
- a CDS encoding carboxymuconolactone decarboxylase family protein encodes MRLEILNSGYRPATKMLFALIRMFSGQPIPDAAKLVFYRPGFYGTRAKKFTHEAMRGPSAWSVADRELMAAFVSKVNECAFCVGAHTATATQAYRDDAKVRAVLTDLESAPIDEGLRATLRMLGKLTREGTVAADDMREVLSAGISRQQIEDALAVCAAFDTTNRLADAFGFELLGPEGFETGAKYLLKRGYR; translated from the coding sequence ATGCGACTCGAAATCCTCAACAGCGGCTACCGCCCCGCGACCAAAATGCTGTTCGCGCTCATCCGGATGTTCTCCGGGCAGCCGATACCCGACGCCGCCAAACTCGTCTTCTACCGTCCCGGCTTCTACGGAACCAGGGCGAAGAAGTTCACGCACGAGGCGATGCGCGGCCCATCCGCCTGGTCGGTCGCCGACCGAGAACTGATGGCGGCCTTCGTATCCAAAGTCAACGAGTGCGCGTTCTGCGTCGGCGCGCACACCGCGACCGCGACGCAGGCGTACCGGGACGATGCGAAGGTGCGAGCGGTCCTCACCGATCTGGAATCGGCCCCCATCGACGAAGGCCTGCGAGCGACGCTGCGCATGCTCGGCAAGCTGACCCGCGAGGGCACCGTCGCCGCCGATGACATGCGAGAAGTGTTGTCGGCAGGCATCTCTCGCCAACAGATCGAGGACGCACTCGCGGTCTGCGCGGCATTCGATACGACCAATCGACTGGCCGACGCCTTCGGCTTCGAACTACTCGGCCCGGAGGGCTTCGAAACAGGGGCGAAATACCTGCTGAAGCGGGGCTATCGATAG
- a CDS encoding allene oxide cyclase barrel-like domain-containing protein has protein sequence MTLSKRVAIGGMAAACCVVLGICSLLVVGAPRVSANPKPATLTLEVKNDQVARHDFGNPGLDVGDMDVFSDILSVDGNVVGHDGGACFFTNIAPDSPTAYCELTIQLAQGQIFARGLTPHTLAPMVIAITGGTGDYSDARGEITVTGVASPAEKYVVKFS, from the coding sequence GTGACACTCTCGAAAAGAGTTGCCATCGGCGGTATGGCGGCGGCCTGTTGCGTCGTGTTGGGAATTTGTTCGTTACTGGTCGTCGGCGCACCACGCGTATCGGCGAACCCGAAACCGGCCACGCTGACGCTCGAGGTGAAGAACGATCAGGTGGCCAGGCACGATTTCGGCAATCCCGGCCTCGACGTCGGTGATATGGATGTCTTCTCCGACATACTGTCCGTCGACGGCAATGTGGTCGGGCACGACGGCGGCGCGTGTTTCTTCACCAATATTGCGCCGGACAGTCCGACGGCTTATTGCGAATTGACAATCCAACTCGCGCAGGGGCAGATATTCGCTCGCGGGCTGACTCCGCACACGCTCGCCCCGATGGTCATCGCAATTACCGGAGGTACCGGCGACTATTCGGATGCGCGTGGGGAGATCACCGTGACAGGTGTCGCCAGTCCGGCCGAGAAATATGTTGTGAAATTCTCGTGA
- a CDS encoding LysR family transcriptional regulator — translation MELRQLEYFVAVAEEGSFTRAAARMHIAQSGVSAQILQLERELGLRLFARSRRSVRLTEAGAAVLNHARTALAAVTDARQVADEYSGLLRGRVRFGLAASSSFAFDLADMLAEFHRDYPMVEISLLEASTDELVAGLLDGSQDAAIIAPPATPPTELRLQLIADEALVAAVSPADPMAANATVTLAELSGRRLITFSRMIGTHSVIVAAFAAAGLPARIAIEAGDPNVLADLAAGGLGVALLPEPYARDRRLHALPITGVRLRGSLALAWNGTRPPTPCARRLIDYARQSLRAAQGRATKALAADRPITGRHACYRPDRQAFGNRDDIAAQ, via the coding sequence ATGGAACTGCGACAACTGGAATACTTCGTGGCCGTCGCCGAGGAAGGCAGTTTCACCAGGGCGGCCGCCCGTATGCATATCGCACAGTCGGGGGTGAGTGCCCAGATACTCCAATTGGAACGCGAGCTCGGCCTGCGGCTGTTCGCCCGCTCGCGCCGGTCGGTGCGGCTCACCGAGGCCGGGGCCGCGGTATTGAACCACGCCCGCACGGCGCTGGCCGCGGTGACCGACGCCCGACAGGTCGCCGACGAGTACAGCGGTCTGTTGCGCGGCCGGGTCCGCTTCGGGCTGGCGGCATCGTCGTCGTTCGCCTTCGACCTCGCCGACATGCTGGCCGAATTCCACCGCGACTATCCGATGGTCGAAATTTCGCTGCTGGAGGCGAGCACCGATGAGCTGGTCGCCGGGTTGCTCGACGGCAGTCAGGACGCGGCGATCATCGCTCCGCCCGCCACCCCGCCAACGGAGTTGCGGCTGCAGTTGATCGCGGACGAAGCCCTGGTGGCCGCGGTGAGCCCCGCGGATCCGATGGCCGCCAACGCCACGGTCACCCTCGCGGAGCTGAGTGGGCGCCGGCTGATCACCTTCTCGCGCATGATCGGAACCCACAGCGTCATCGTCGCCGCATTCGCGGCCGCCGGGTTACCGGCGCGGATCGCCATCGAGGCAGGTGACCCGAATGTGCTGGCTGATCTCGCGGCAGGCGGCCTCGGCGTCGCGCTACTGCCGGAACCCTACGCCCGCGATAGGCGGCTGCACGCCCTGCCGATCACCGGCGTCCGGTTGCGCGGTTCCCTCGCGCTGGCGTGGAACGGCACCCGGCCACCGACGCCCTGCGCACGGCGGCTGATCGACTACGCCCGCCAGTCGCTGCGGGCGGCCCAGGGCCGAGCAACCAAAGCCCTCGCCGCCGATAGACCGATAACCGGTCGGCACGCCTGCTATCGCCCGGATCGTCAAGCCTTCGGGAATCGAGATGACATTGCGGCTCAATAG
- a CDS encoding S10 family peptidase, whose protein sequence is MSADQPFFDPVAYGNGPDDNVTDATEAAAVTHHTITLGGREIAYTATAGHLVTVDPSSSQPNAKMFYVAFTEDGQSEESRPVTFFYNGGPGSSAVFVMLGSFAPRRIVTNMPDFTPPAPYRMEDNPDSLLDKSDLVFINPVGTGYSVAVAPHKNREFWGVDQDAESLKDFIKRYLTKNNRWNSPKFLFGESYGTPRSCVLGYRLHEDGVDLNGITLLSSILDYGQSGNPIGILPTAAADAWYHKRLGINPPPTDLAEFVQEVERFASVDYANALQAFPKADPATVDKLAAYTGIDKTILTSWSLVVSWPFLTTLLQDKHLALGAYDGRVTGIDSGIAGRVDPASGGNDPTMAAVSGVYTTMWNNYLNEQLLYTSNSAFTDLNDQVFQNWDFSHTDPTGTKRTGPALYTAGDLAALMAINVDLKVLSANGYFDFVTPCYQTVMDLQNMPLEDQTVRQNLTIRFYHSGHMVYLDGHSRTELKQDLVQLYDSAVEDKEARHRILSLQAAKR, encoded by the coding sequence ATGAGCGCTGATCAACCCTTTTTCGACCCGGTGGCATACGGCAACGGTCCCGACGACAACGTTACCGACGCCACCGAGGCCGCCGCCGTCACCCACCACACCATCACGCTCGGCGGTCGCGAAATCGCTTACACCGCAACGGCGGGGCATCTCGTCACGGTGGATCCGAGCAGTTCACAACCGAATGCGAAGATGTTCTATGTCGCATTCACCGAGGACGGCCAGTCCGAGGAATCGCGGCCGGTCACCTTCTTCTACAACGGCGGCCCCGGCTCGTCCGCGGTTTTCGTCATGCTCGGTTCGTTCGCGCCGCGCCGGATCGTGACGAATATGCCGGATTTCACCCCGCCTGCGCCGTATCGCATGGAGGACAATCCCGACAGCCTGCTCGACAAGAGCGACCTGGTGTTCATCAATCCGGTCGGTACGGGTTATTCGGTCGCCGTCGCACCGCACAAGAACCGGGAATTCTGGGGCGTGGACCAGGATGCCGAATCGCTGAAGGATTTCATCAAGCGGTACCTGACCAAGAACAATCGCTGGAATTCGCCGAAGTTCCTTTTCGGCGAGTCGTACGGCACCCCGCGCAGCTGCGTACTCGGCTACCGGCTGCACGAGGACGGCGTGGATCTGAACGGCATAACGCTGCTGTCGTCGATCCTGGATTACGGACAGTCGGGTAATCCGATCGGCATCCTGCCGACCGCCGCCGCGGACGCCTGGTATCACAAGCGGCTCGGAATCAACCCGCCGCCAACCGATCTCGCGGAATTCGTGCAGGAGGTCGAGCGGTTCGCGAGCGTGGACTACGCGAACGCGCTGCAAGCATTCCCGAAGGCCGATCCGGCCACCGTCGACAAGCTCGCCGCGTACACCGGAATCGATAAAACCATCCTGACCTCGTGGAGCCTGGTCGTGAGCTGGCCGTTCCTGACGACCCTGCTCCAGGACAAGCACCTGGCCCTCGGTGCGTACGACGGCCGGGTCACGGGCATCGATTCGGGTATCGCGGGCCGGGTCGACCCGGCGTCGGGCGGCAACGACCCGACGATGGCCGCGGTATCCGGCGTCTATACCACGATGTGGAACAACTACCTGAACGAACAGCTGCTGTACACGTCGAATTCGGCGTTCACCGATCTCAACGATCAGGTATTCCAGAATTGGGATTTCAGCCATACCGATCCGACCGGCACGAAACGGACGGGACCGGCCCTGTACACGGCGGGCGATCTGGCCGCGCTGATGGCGATCAACGTGGATCTGAAGGTGTTGTCGGCCAACGGATATTTCGACTTCGTGACACCGTGCTATCAGACGGTGATGGATCTGCAGAATATGCCACTGGAGGATCAGACGGTGCGACAGAACCTGACGATCCGCTTCTACCACTCCGGGCACATGGTGTATCTGGACGGGCACTCGCGCACCGAGCTCAAACAGGATCTGGTGCAACTGTACGACTCGGCGGTAGAGGATAAGGAGGCTCGGCACCGCATCCTCTCACTGCAGGCCGCCAAACGCTGA
- a CDS encoding class I SAM-dependent methyltransferase — MVEKGKVEAQQAADAAARELAAGFVTRDDPTGWFEPLYAAAANGQATVPWDRDVPNQLLVEWFERRAAAGSGRALVIGCGYGTDAEYVAAQGFRTTAFDISETAIRGAAQRHPGSPVEYVVADLLDPPAAWTGAFDLVVESITVQSMPLSVREPAIANVGRMVAPAGELVVIAGIRAEGATADGPPWPLTRTELESFGSDGLRAVEIEQVAEVNRWRATFSKA; from the coding sequence ATGGTTGAAAAGGGGAAGGTCGAAGCACAGCAGGCTGCGGACGCGGCGGCGCGGGAACTGGCTGCGGGATTCGTCACCCGCGACGATCCGACCGGATGGTTCGAGCCGCTGTACGCCGCGGCGGCGAATGGGCAGGCGACGGTGCCGTGGGATCGCGATGTGCCCAACCAGCTACTGGTCGAATGGTTCGAGCGGCGCGCGGCGGCCGGATCCGGGCGGGCGTTGGTGATCGGTTGCGGTTACGGTACCGATGCGGAATACGTTGCCGCACAAGGATTCCGTACCACGGCATTCGATATCTCGGAAACCGCGATCCGCGGTGCGGCACAACGTCATCCCGGATCGCCGGTCGAATATGTGGTGGCCGATCTGCTCGATCCGCCCGCGGCGTGGACCGGTGCGTTCGATCTGGTGGTCGAGTCGATCACCGTGCAGTCGATGCCGCTTTCGGTGCGAGAGCCTGCCATCGCGAATGTCGGCCGAATGGTCGCTCCCGCAGGTGAACTCGTGGTGATCGCCGGTATCCGCGCCGAGGGCGCGACGGCCGACGGTCCGCCGTGGCCGTTGACCAGGACCGAACTCGAATCGTTCGGCTCGGATGGTCTGCGAGCGGTCGAGATCGAACAGGTTGCCGAAGTAAATCGTTGGCGGGCAACGTTTTCCAAGGCATGA
- a CDS encoding ArsR/SmtB family transcription factor — translation MGLAERVAELERRVAALEGGRTQDDHPSADGQDLWAVTRLRVEFAESGEPGGGVMLAGSVRLPTEERYGWQSQFDTGGLLEDGWDEAAADCLAALGSPVRLRLLRAILDGRRTAAELTELDGVGTSGQIYHHLRQLAAVGWLQTAGRGRFEVPPVRIVPLLVALASARR, via the coding sequence ATGGGTCTAGCGGAGCGGGTTGCGGAGTTGGAGCGGCGGGTCGCGGCGCTCGAGGGCGGCCGGACTCAGGACGACCATCCGTCGGCGGACGGCCAGGACCTATGGGCGGTGACCCGACTACGCGTGGAGTTCGCCGAATCCGGCGAACCGGGCGGCGGCGTCATGCTCGCCGGCTCGGTCCGCCTGCCGACCGAGGAGCGCTACGGCTGGCAGTCGCAGTTCGATACCGGCGGCCTGCTGGAGGATGGCTGGGATGAGGCCGCCGCGGATTGCCTTGCGGCACTTGGCAGTCCGGTACGGTTGCGCTTGCTGCGGGCCATCCTCGACGGCCGCAGGACCGCGGCGGAACTCACCGAACTCGACGGCGTCGGCACCTCGGGGCAGATCTACCACCATCTGCGGCAGCTCGCGGCGGTCGGCTGGTTGCAGACCGCCGGACGCGGGCGGTTCGAGGTGCCGCCGGTGCGCATCGTCCCGCTGCTGGTGGCGCTGGCCAGCGCTCGGCGCTGA
- a CDS encoding amidase, producing the protein MRLNAFADDAMGRGDAVALAEAVRTGATTPEELAAAAAARAALVDPELHAIAHAAFDRPRYADDKDGALYGVPTFVKDNTDIRGLPTNHGTAAFRAGPAHRDGAYAKQLRSTGLTVLGKTRLPEFGFSPTTEFMSEAPTHNPWNTDYSVGASSGGSAALVAAGVVPIAHANDGGGSIRIPAACTGLVGLKPSRGRHVDGEAARTMPINIVSEGVLTRTVRDTAAYLAAIEDYRRNPALPPIGRVDGPARRRLRIGLITDSITGAPTDEQTRAAVLRAASLLERAGHRVEPMALPVTKQWADDFLQLWALLADMAASAGRFVLDRSFDTAELDGLTRGLRARHRAAMHRTPGALLRLRRTGEAYARMFARHELVLSPVLTHITPKLGYLSPTVDFDELLERLFSYVGFTPLNNVAGTPAISLPMGLAESGVPIGIQLSAAYGDERTLLEIAYEIEAAQPFPSLA; encoded by the coding sequence ATGCGACTGAATGCCTTCGCCGATGACGCCATGGGCCGCGGTGACGCGGTGGCCCTCGCCGAGGCGGTCCGCACCGGCGCGACGACGCCGGAGGAGTTGGCCGCGGCGGCGGCCGCCCGCGCCGCGCTGGTCGACCCGGAACTGCACGCCATCGCCCACGCCGCATTCGACCGCCCGCGTTACGCCGACGACAAGGACGGCGCGCTGTACGGCGTCCCGACCTTCGTCAAGGACAACACCGATATCCGCGGACTGCCGACCAATCACGGCACCGCCGCGTTCCGCGCCGGACCCGCCCACCGCGACGGCGCGTACGCCAAACAGCTGCGCAGCACCGGACTCACCGTGCTCGGCAAAACCCGGCTGCCCGAGTTCGGCTTCAGTCCCACAACGGAATTCATGTCCGAGGCGCCGACGCACAACCCGTGGAACACCGACTATTCCGTCGGCGCCTCATCGGGCGGTTCGGCGGCGCTGGTCGCGGCGGGCGTCGTCCCGATCGCGCACGCCAACGACGGCGGCGGCTCGATCCGCATCCCCGCCGCGTGCACCGGACTCGTCGGGCTGAAACCGAGCCGAGGCAGACATGTCGACGGCGAGGCGGCCCGCACCATGCCGATCAATATCGTGTCCGAGGGCGTGCTCACCCGCACCGTCCGCGATACCGCCGCCTACCTCGCGGCCATCGAGGACTATCGGCGCAATCCGGCGCTGCCGCCGATCGGCCGGGTCGACGGCCCGGCCCGGCGCAGGCTGCGGATCGGCCTGATCACCGACAGCATCACCGGTGCGCCGACCGACGAGCAGACCAGGGCCGCCGTGCTGCGCGCCGCGTCGCTGCTGGAGCGGGCCGGACATCGCGTCGAACCGATGGCGCTGCCGGTGACCAAGCAGTGGGCCGACGATTTCCTGCAACTGTGGGCGCTGCTCGCCGATATGGCCGCGTCCGCGGGCCGATTCGTGCTCGACCGCTCCTTCGATACGGCCGAACTCGACGGGTTGACCCGCGGCCTGCGCGCCCGGCACCGCGCCGCGATGCACCGCACGCCGGGTGCGCTGCTGCGGCTGCGCCGCACCGGCGAGGCATACGCTCGCATGTTCGCCAGGCACGAACTGGTGCTGTCGCCGGTGCTGACGCATATCACCCCTAAGCTCGGATACCTCAGCCCCACAGTCGATTTCGATGAATTGCTGGAACGCCTGTTCAGCTATGTCGGCTTCACGCCGCTGAACAATGTCGCGGGCACGCCGGCGATCTCGCTGCCGATGGGTCTGGCCGAAAGCGGTGTTCCGATCGGCATCCAGCTGTCGGCCGCCTACGGTGACGAGCGCACGCTGCTGGAGATCGCGTACGAAATCGAGGCCGCACAACCGTTTCCGTCGCTCGCCTAG
- a CDS encoding acyl-CoA synthetase: MKVAHALEAVKALGVLRARGVTDPTKPLETLRTVRESQVLGPSATLTRHSARVIPHAPALVDERGELTYRQLDEQSTAVARGLRAAGITEGTVIGLLARDHRGLALTMIAAGKLGARIALMNTGFAKPQFAEVCAREKVRAVLHDSEFLGLLDALPTGMPRYLTWVDEGVELPSGAQTLDDLIAGNSTEELPAPSKPGGFVILTSGTTGLPKGAPRSKVTPLSTAQMVDRIAFPHKGTQVIVSPLFHSTGLGTWLVALALGNKTVVRRRFDAEATLRMVADHRAEMLVAVPTMLHRIVELDPAIRAKYDTSSLKCILLAGSALSPELCVKATKVFGPVLYNLYGSTECAVATVATPEDLALTPGTAGRAPITCEIRLYDDQDRRITTRNTTGRIFVRSGAPFEGYTDGRHKQIIDGYMSSGDVGHINEHGLLMVDGRDDDMIVSGGENVFPQEVENLLLERPDIFDAAVVGVDDAEFGKRLRAFVVPEPGQSPDGEEIKTYVKDNLARYKVPREVVFLDDLPRNATGKLLRRALVEYEVS; encoded by the coding sequence ATGAAGGTGGCGCACGCGCTCGAGGCGGTCAAGGCGCTGGGTGTTCTCCGAGCGAGGGGGGTCACCGACCCCACGAAACCGTTGGAGACATTGCGAACCGTGCGGGAATCGCAGGTTCTCGGTCCGTCCGCCACGCTGACCAGGCATTCCGCCCGGGTCATCCCGCACGCGCCCGCGCTGGTCGACGAGCGCGGTGAGCTCACCTACCGGCAGCTCGACGAGCAGTCCACCGCGGTCGCCCGCGGCCTGCGCGCGGCGGGTATCACCGAGGGCACCGTGATCGGCCTGCTGGCCCGCGACCATCGCGGCCTGGCGCTGACGATGATCGCGGCGGGCAAACTCGGGGCGCGAATCGCGCTGATGAACACCGGATTCGCCAAACCGCAGTTCGCCGAGGTGTGCGCGCGGGAGAAGGTGCGGGCGGTGCTGCACGACAGCGAATTCCTCGGCCTGCTCGATGCGCTGCCGACGGGTATGCCGCGCTACCTGACCTGGGTGGACGAGGGCGTCGAGCTGCCGAGCGGCGCGCAGACGCTCGACGATCTGATCGCCGGGAATTCGACCGAGGAACTGCCCGCGCCGAGTAAGCCGGGCGGGTTCGTCATCCTGACCAGCGGCACCACCGGCCTGCCGAAGGGCGCGCCGCGCAGCAAGGTGACCCCACTCAGCACCGCCCAGATGGTGGACCGAATCGCGTTCCCGCACAAAGGAACTCAGGTGATCGTCTCACCACTGTTCCACAGCACCGGGCTCGGCACCTGGCTGGTCGCCCTCGCACTCGGCAACAAGACGGTGGTGCGCAGGCGATTCGACGCCGAGGCCACGCTGCGAATGGTGGCCGACCACCGGGCGGAAATGCTGGTCGCGGTGCCGACGATGCTGCACCGGATCGTCGAATTGGATCCGGCGATCCGCGCGAAATACGACACCTCCTCGTTGAAGTGCATCCTGCTGGCCGGATCGGCCCTGTCACCCGAGCTGTGCGTCAAGGCGACGAAGGTATTCGGGCCGGTGCTCTACAACCTGTACGGCTCGACCGAATGCGCGGTGGCCACGGTCGCGACGCCCGAGGATCTGGCCCTCACCCCCGGCACCGCGGGCCGTGCGCCGATCACCTGCGAGATCCGCCTCTACGACGACCAGGACCGCCGGATCACCACGCGCAACACCACCGGACGGATCTTCGTGCGCAGCGGCGCACCCTTCGAGGGCTACACCGACGGACGGCACAAGCAGATCATCGACGGCTATATGTCCAGCGGCGATGTCGGGCATATCAACGAGCACGGCCTGCTCATGGTCGACGGCCGCGACGACGACATGATCGTCTCCGGCGGCGAGAACGTCTTCCCGCAGGAGGTGGAGAACCTGCTGCTGGAGCGGCCGGACATCTTCGACGCCGCCGTGGTCGGGGTGGACGACGCCGAATTCGGCAAACGCCTGCGCGCGTTCGTCGTACCCGAACCGGGACAGTCGCCGGACGGCGAGGAGATCAAGACCTACGTCAAGGACAATCTGGCGAGGTACAAGGTGCCGCGCGAGGTGGTCTTCCTCGACGATCTGCCGCGCAATGCCACGGGCAAGCTGCTGCGCAGGGCGCTGGTGGAGTACGAGGTGTCCTGA